The DNA segment ATGCAGACAGGGGAGATTTACTATATAAACTGGAGGAATGGAATGAAAGCCAAAGAAGATCCAAGACTAACACCCTACAACGGGGATTTCTACTCAGAAGATGACAGCTCATATGACAGTGAGGAGTCATCATCAGAATCCTCCCCTCCATCTTCTTCAAGAGAACATTATCGGGTGCAGAAAGAAGATCATGTCCTGGTTGTGGCTGGTTGCAAAAGCTGCTTCATGTACTTCATGGTCCCAAAACAGGTTGAAGATTGCCCCAAATGCAATGGCCAACTTCTCCATTTTGATAGATCTGAAAATGGTTCTCCATGAATTGAATTTCTTGTTTCTTTTGCGTTAATCTCTatggttttaatttttaattcaaagaacTCCTTTGTGCTTTTGAAAATTTTCTGAGCGTGGAATGATCATGAAATGCGTTACAAATGGGGATATTAGCTAGCCTGTTTTAGTTTACTATTATTTCTCCAccacttctttttctttttctcttctctttcttctAGCTGTTacatttgttttgtttttttggtTTCTTGAGGGCGCCATTGAAGCCACCTAGCTAGGGAGAGAGAGTGCCAGTGCTAAGGTCAATGCACAAGAAAGAATAATATTTGGTAATGATTGAAACGTGTAGCTTTTcttatcttttcattttttttccttaattttttaatttttttatctgtTATTAAGATAATTCATGCTCACTGAGAATGGCTGCTGAGTATTTATTAACAAGTGTGTGGTTTGCTGGCAAATTGCCTTACTTATTTTTGCCTATCATTGGTGTTTATAGGTGCTTGCTGGAATCAAATCAGCATTAATTGTTCATTCATTGATTGTGTTGTTGCCTTCTTCTTTCATTAATTGTAGTTTTATTATTTAATCTACTACTATTACAATCAAATTTTGTGTATATGTATAAAATATACTCTATGTTTTTGACAGATTCATGCATGAATATTTCACCAGAATGAAATTTGAAAAAACTAAATTCCAAATTCACTAATTAAATCCTaaactttaaataattaaattccccccaaaaaaaaaaaacatgacaATTTGATCCACTAGAACTTAGATGAGATGAGCAAATTATTATCTCATCAAATTCAACCATCCATTAAGCAAACTCAACAATCCATTTAACAAAGCTCaaataaatgaaagaaaattataatttagtctttgaaatttaataaaatctataatttaatttttatattttcaaaatctaGGTAATTTAGTTCTGTTAAAACTTATAACTTAATTTCTacctttaattttaataaaaatatcaaaatatctttatctttatttttaatttgaaaatattttagttcataaagatttattttcttaataattttattactcAGATTTTGTAAAACGTGGCCCCATTaaattaacaaattttaaaatgaaattattaaaatatagattaattactttaaagcccttaaaaattttgattaattaaaaaatttacatgtatattttacaaattaattcttaaatgttataactatttataaataagcccttataatttggtaaaattttatttatgtcattattgttttaataatatataaataattatatatatatatatcaattaataataatttcatatatataatattatattgttatatatgaaaaaagaaaaaaaaatgaacatGGACGCAAATTGttgttaaaataaattttcaatgactAAATTgttttcaaatttaaaatataattaaaagcaTTTTgatattttcattaaatttaatatggaaTTAATCGTAATTCTAATGGTAGGAGCTAACTTACAAGCTTATTAAAATGTCAATGGCTAAATTgattgaatttaaaattatagGGACTACTTTGTAGGTTTAACTAAATCTCTAGgactaaattgtcaataaaataaaatcttatgagctaaattatttttagattaaaaaCAGAGttaagggtattttgatcatttttacTATAATTAGTGGGAACTTAACTGAAAACTTAATAGTAGGGACTAAATTGTAGGTTTTATCAAATCCCATAAACTAAATTTCTtggttttgaaaataaatatactAAATTATAGTTTATCCTAAATAAAATTTATCACCATTGGTCTTGTTTCTATCACAGCAAGAAAATAAAGAACTAGTAAAATTACTAGGAGCCATTTTGATTTTATAAATTTACCGATTCAATTACCAACAACAAAGAGTGATTCCCAATTCTTGGTTGATTCCACTAAAAAAAACAAATCAGTTTTGCAACATACTGAAATTGATTGCTATCAACAATTGATTTtacaataaatttataatttttattttttttaataaaataattaatttttaaaaatttagcaacTAATGAAAGAACGGTTACTAATAGTaactaatttataattggttacTAATTTAGTTGCTGATTAATATTCGAAACTCTTGAATATATAATTAGTaaccaattaaaaaattaattattaaaattgattATTGTTAGAGATCGATTTAAAAATTGTTACTAAATTAAAGAGTTATTTTAATTGACTTTAAAATTTAGTAACCGATTTGCAATCGATTGTAAAAATTAGTTATTATTAAAAATCGATTAAGTCGGTTACAAAAATTTGTTGCTAAATTTATAACTTTTTTAAAAGGCTCCAATTCTGCAATCCATTCATTGTAAGTTGGTATTTAGTAATCGATTTTTGTAACTGAATGAAATCGATTGTTATTAGCAATCGATTTTGCAATTGATATCGAATTGACTGCAAAATTTTGTTCCCTAAAAAAGTATCAcctaattttttgttttatttttttatttataactgATTTGCAAATTGACTGCTAACAGTAATTGATTTTTACAACTAATTGCGAATcggatacattttttttttttcaaaaattcccattcaatttttgaaaaaattaacaATTGAAAATTAGTTTTTACTTATATAAACTGCTACTTATTTTATTTTCCCACTCCTCTTCTTATTTCTATCATTTTATTCATCATATTTCTAtttctcatatattttatttatcatcttttcatttttaatttatttttttattatttttttctttttcatctattttctttttcgtctttttcttttccatttttcttatccatcaactttttttttctcatatattttcttcttaatTGTCGTTTTCTTTCTTGATTTTCTTATTCATCTTCTTTCTTGATTTTCTTATTCAtcttctttttccttcttttataatttctttttcatcttctttttcttttccatttaatttcttctttattttctttttcttttttttaatttattttattataatttttttttcatatattttttgttagtaaattatttatCGTACTAATTTTtagtactaattaattttttcttaatttttttgttataatatatatatatcaattttttACTCGTTTGTcttgtaaatatatttttatatttaatttttgttattattttgattaatagttattattagtaatttgtttttggtaaaattttatattaagttTATAGTACTagctaattttttattaataaattattattttagtaatttttagaataatttttcattaataaattattattttttaatttttaaaataatttatttatgagaattttttttttatttagaaatttaattttttaagattGAAAATTTGTCAAACTAAAGGTATCAAATTTTTTACAACCAATTATGTGTCGGTTGCTATTAGTAACTAATTTCAGTTGTTAAATCGGTTGCTAGCAGtaattgaaattttttaataaaaattttatttttttaaatttgattatgtTATCAACCCTAGCAATTAATTTATTAGTCAGTTGCTAATCGATTAGCAACTAATCTCATTGTAACAATTAAATGGATTGTTGAATCAATTAACAAtcgattttaataaattattatatatatatatatatatatatatatatatatatatatattaagttttCCCTTCTGTAAAACTTTGTCCTAGGCAAGAACAAGTATGTGTGAAAATACCGAGAGAAGGAAGGCTACAGGGCAAATTATTTCTTAGAGTTGGGGCTTCTCTAACTTGTTCACTGAaattcttgaaaaatatttttcaggagaATGATTTCCTCCAgtgtttttataattttttttttcaacaatagaaaacatgaaaatattttaaaaataagttTTCCGTGTAACAAATATATCctgaattttatataattttctttctaaattattgaattattttgTTGAGACTGATGGTAAGACTAAAAAAAATTTCACCAAACCAGTGTTTAGTATGAGTGATTTGATATTTTTATTCTTTAAGCGATTTAAGTCTGAGTATTTCATTCTGTAGATGGAGACATGCACAacgtaaataaaattaattatgatccAATAGGCTGAAGATATCTATacagtgagaaaaaaaaaaaaaatgctttgcTACTCCTATAGCCATACGTAGTTGATTCCCAAGTAGCCTTAATAGGCTCTCAAATCCCACCAACATTTCATATAAAGAAAGCTTGCCCATGATTTTTTTTGTCGCCTCCAATATATCATTGCTCATGAAAATTTTCCTTCTAAAGTTTGGTGCTACACCTCCTTTTATCTTCCCTATATAttatttccatttttttttttaatattagagAATGAATTATACTGGTGAGATTCAAACCCTAAAGCCCACTCTTAATAAGCCTAAGCCCACTCTTAATAATCTTTTCTTTTAGACTAAAATATtgattatatatgtatatatattatctccgtaaaataaataaagtaaaatgATTGATGAGTTTAATTTTAATTACTGCAAACTTATTTTCTTCTGCTTCATATGTGTATGGTTAATCAGCTGTTGAATTCTCTGTACAAGATCATATTCTTGATTTTCTTctcaaaatattaaattataattagaaaaagTACAAATTATTTGAATCAAATTTTGAACGCATACAAGAAAGAAAGAGCAACATACGAGCAGCTTTTCTGAGTGTTGCGGCTGTGGGAATATGAAAAGTGGTGACCcgtgattaattaattaagaattaaagaTTCAATGATTAGGAAATTTccaataatgaaaaattaaattgcaaggATTATTTGcagaaaactaaaaaaaatatgaaaagatGAAGCTGGAACTGCAAAGTAAGAAAAAGGGGTTGCATGCAAAAGGGTGAGACAATGGTACAGTTGTTTGTTGTGAGGACTGAGGAGGTGAGGCCCTCCGTCCTAAAAGATTCGAGTTTCAGAGATGCTTTGGTGTTCATATAGTACAAGAGAGGAAGATGGTCCATGGGAATACATATATAGATAGGTAGTCGTCATAGCTGGACTACTAGGGACTGTGGAGAAAACAAAGaaacctttttcttttactttgctTTTGCTTGACAGAAGGAATCTAAGCAGTGAGGCCTAAAGGGTTTTGCAGAGTGCACTATATGGAGCTCTAGCTATAGTACGAGTCAGTCACTCAGTTAAAgaaattcaatttcttcttttttttttattttaatctaaTTGTCAAAGGGCTCTTATATATGTATTTATATGTGGACTTTGTGGGTAGGGAATCGCATTTGTTTGTCTGTTTCAGTATCCTTGTGTTCTTGTGTCTTTCTTCCACTTTGCATCTTCTCGTTTCTACAGTACTTCTCTGCACTTTCCCTCCTACTATACCAACATTTTAAATAATTAGCTGGTTAATGACCACTATAATAGCACAAGAGCTGGCTTGAAAATATATAATAGCAGACGATAAAGCACATGTCTGGTGGAGGAATTGCTTTGAAGAGGGGGAGAGTAAGGTAGAAACTACAAATAGAGGGCCATAGACCCGCGGTGGCTTGCTATGTTTTCCAGAATAATAGTGCCCCCCGGCCCATCACCAGATTCTTCATTCAAACAACAAAAGCTGAGGCTTACACCATTATTCATGGCCCCCATCATGAGAAATTATTGCTCTTATAAAAAGAAGTGCAATGTGTTGCTACATGGATTTCAACAGTTCTTTATCAGTAAATTTCTTAACCATACAGACAACTTCTTGTACATGTCTTCTTGTCCATTAAACTTGGATGCTTTGTTGTTTTGAATCTACGAATCACTGGCTATGTATTTGTGATAATGCCCAGCCCAATAGCTAACTGGGTCTTCCCTAATTGGAGTAACAAGGCCCAGGTTAGATCTTTGGGCTCTATGGTATAAAATGAAAGTATGAAACTAGGGCTGCACATCAATCCCCACAAACCTCTCCGGTGAGAATACGCCCCCACTTTAAGTCAAACTTTAAAAAATACACCTTACTAATTTATTAATACGTCTTTATTTAATatgcattaaaaaaataaaatttattaatttcgaaaataatttaataacttgaataatttaattttttaaaaaataatataataaaaggtatatttaataaatattaaataaaatttgttattttaactattttaattatatatttttaattcatataaaaataaaaataaatatattttttgggacgaaaggaaaaataatttgacTTAATAAATGAATTATCATATCACCTATTAAAAGACTGAAATTAATATAACttaagaaatattaaaatattaattaattttaaaatttaaattattatagcttttattgaatataaaattattttatgtattaaaaatataaaatattatattattatatttttataaagaaatatttggaggaaataattaataattatttaataaataaaaatttaattttaattttaataagtatataattatttaaactttaatacaaatttaaatttcatttaatataattaattaaaaattttatcattaataaaattttataatatatataataaataaatattaaattatattattaaaataaaattaacaaataattaattCTCCACTATAAAGACCCATTTCTTCTGTCTTATGAGTCCAAAATTGAGTTTGAATCAAATATACACTATAAATTTTATAGGCTATCCATTACTGAAGTGATTAAATTTTCAAATgccatttttactttttttttttttaaatttaagttgaagaaaatcaaaccaaattattTCAATCTAAATCGTTTCAATTTTGAATGATTGGTTTCGATTTGAATTAATTGTAAACCAAGAAGCTAAGTTTCAAACCGTCCAAAATTCCAAATCAATCCATATTACACCAAACGGTCTAAATTTTCTTCGCCTAATAGCATTTTTCACTTGTAGTAGCATGCCGTTCCTGAGAAATAGAAACAAAATTTTGGTGCTATCTTAACACAAAATGAggataatttttgaattttcagaAGTGTGGTGTTCGTGTGCTTTGGTTTGACATGGTTCAAGGATATACAAAGGCATGAAAGATAGTTGGAACAACTTTACCAATGTTCTTGTTGCAGACACAACCATGAAGAATGtgaaattgatatatatatacccCATAGAAAGCGTAACAGTCAAACAACTCAGAAGCCAAAGGGACATGGGGGATACCATAGTACTAGTTAAACTGTACTTCCAGATGCCCTGAAGTTTGACACAGCATCTAAGAGATGATGAGATGCTTTCTCGAAATTAACGAAGCCCATGAACCAGAAATCATGACCATCAATAGTAACCATCTGAATGTACTTTTCTGGTGGGTTTTCTTTCACGACAACCGGGTTTACTTGGCCTATTTTGTTCAGTGGTATCATCACCTGCACAACAAATATGAATTGTTCAATTGATATTAAGTATGCATATTCATAAATAGAAAGATAATTGATTGCATTTCCTATTCTGTTCAATGGAATTTCTGGCATATATTACCTTGTAGTAGCACCAAGTCTCCTGCCCTGATGGAGCCATAAAGGAAAGGGGACGGTCACTGCAGAAGGCTACCCGAGCAGTCGATAGATAGAGGGTTCCAGCAACAGGGCCAGTGGATGTGGAAAGGTAACAAGCGAAAGTCTTCTTCAGCTTCTCGTTCAGGTGAGTTTCAAAAACCTGCTTGAAGAGAGACTCAAAGCCACCTTCTGTGATTGCTTTCGCTGTCAAGTTCACCTTACCCCAAGCAGTTTCAGACACTGAAGGCCCCGTTGTAACTGCAAGTTTTATGAGCAGAAGAATTTAAAAACACAGAGCATATTGAAAGTTGTGATTATTTGCAAATAGATTCACATCGCTTACGATTGTGCCATATATTCCGGGCTATGTTCTCCGCCTTCCTGCTCCAGGTATTGAAGGCTCGGATCACCGGCTCAAAAGGATTGTTGCTTGGCTTCTCTACAGGGGAATACACAAGATAAGGCTGCTGATAGATTTGCTGGTGGTCAGCGGCGTTCCATGAGGCTGCTTTTTGGTTGTCAGGGTGGACAGTAGGGGCTGCCGGTGATCCCATGACATGGGTGCCCCATTTCTCGGCTTCCTCCTTTGATGGGGGTTGATGAGGCTGTGAGGGCTCATGGGATTCTGCTATTTGTGTTTCTTGTGAAGGGGTTGCCATGGTTTGCTCAATTTTTTGAGATGCAAAACACAGAATTGGCAGTTCCTTTGAATAAGCACTGTttatattttgattttgattagttATTAGAAGATGATGGCTTATTAATCCACCTAATCCACTGATAAAGGGTGTCGTATACACGGAAATTATTTTCTTCGCTATGAAGAAATAATTATTACATAAATATGGAAAGCTCACTTACCTTCGAGATTTGGCACTTCATCCTTAGGCAGTAGCCACATGGTCTTAacgagaaaatgcaatttaaaatggCCTTCGGCTGGTTGACTGGCTGATGTTATCTGGAAAAGCTGACagcaaaaatcaagaagtttccaGGCTTTAGGATAAGAGCTGGCCAGGTCGCTCTCACGATTACCATTTTAGCTGAAATGGATCTAAATCCAACCAACACCTTATATCTTTGTGGCCCAACAAATGAAGATGATCCCAAACCAAGAAAGTAGAAAAGCTAGAGGCTGAAGGCCTAAAACAAAAGCCCATATCTAATAAGCGTGTTGGTGTTACTTGCGTATATCACTCTGTTTCTGCTCCCCCaagatttcagaacagaggttaGAGGCAATTAATTACAGAGGTTGCCGTAGCGAAAGACGTG comes from the Hevea brasiliensis isolate MT/VB/25A 57/8 chromosome 5, ASM3005281v1, whole genome shotgun sequence genome and includes:
- the LOC110639419 gene encoding protein CURLY FLAG LEAF 1; translated protein: MIPPNMATITASLERSLQNCSLNHHRSRGVLAAGERSSSTDDVDADAEAEAAPPQQNHLLPTSDDTTLELNSHLSLPYHWEQCLDLKTGEIYYINWRNGMKAKEDPRLTPYNGDFYSEDDSSYDSEESSSESSPPSSSREHYRVQKEDHVLVVAGCKSCFMYFMVPKQVEDCPKCNGQLLHFDRSENGSP
- the LOC110664192 gene encoding GEM-like protein 5 gives rise to the protein MATPSQETQIAESHEPSQPHQPPSKEEAEKWGTHVMGSPAAPTVHPDNQKAASWNAADHQQIYQQPYLVYSPVEKPSNNPFEPVIRAFNTWSRKAENIARNIWHNLTTGPSVSETAWGKVNLTAKAITEGGFESLFKQVFETHLNEKLKKTFACYLSTSTGPVAGTLYLSTARVAFCSDRPLSFMAPSGQETWCYYKVMIPLNKIGQVNPVVVKENPPEKYIQMVTIDGHDFWFMGFVNFEKASHHLLDAVSNFRASGSTV